Within the Nyctibius grandis isolate bNycGra1 chromosome 4, bNycGra1.pri, whole genome shotgun sequence genome, the region TGAGATGTGCTTTTAGAAACTGATCCTGGAGACCCAGGGGACCCTGGGGATCCGGGAGACCCTGGGGATCCAGGCAGATTACTTGCAGATGACTGGCTGGTAAGGTTAGATTTTGTAccactggaaaaggaaagcttGAAACTTGGGCTCTGACGACCTGAAAGGTTAGTTTTCAGAAGaacttccttttcttcactCTCTTttactggagagaaaaaaataaacacacacaaaaaaagcaaaaataaagcaatattaTGGAGTGAAACATTTAATTACAAATCACTTTACTGTGTGGgagaagtaaaaatactttatgTATAACTTGGTAAAGTGAGTCGTtgtagaccttttttttttttcatactccTATACTGCCTATCAGCTCTTGTCATTGGCCAGAAATGAACACTTTTATTCTACCAATGATATCACCTGAACATTTACattgaaaattttgaattatAAACCTgaataaaacacaggaaaacttgACTATCAGCTAGGATTGTCATTCAAATGCTTTAAGAAATCAACAACAATATTTTGTattgttctgcttttaaagaCGAAGGGGTGGTCTACCACCTTGGTGTCCCAATTTCAAAATCTAAGAACTTCAGAATAAATACATGGAAATCCTTCATTGCAGTGGGATTAAAGAATACAAGTTCTGGCTTCTGCATAAGCCATATGGCATTCTTCTTCTCATcacttacattttttcctttccatgaaTTTACTGATAGGGTCCATAATATCTTCATCATTTTTAGTTTTGTCAGAAGGGGGCACCACTGCCTCTCCATCTTCCATATCATCTTCATCAGTATTAAACCACatttcctcctcatcctccagGGTCCTTGCATCCCTTCTGTATCTATGGTTTCTCAAAATGGAGCGCATGCTGCAGAACAGtaagttttaaaacttttgatTCAAAAACCAACtcatattaataataaaacttCTACTCGACATTTACAGTGACAGCTTACAGTACAAATATTGTAGAGCAATAAAAATGCCACCAAATCATTCTGTAATGGGaatctttgtattttcaatgcaaatatcattaaaaatttttctttataaagaatcaaataaaatacaagtctGCTAATAGCACATTCAGACTACTCTATCCGTCCAAAATTCTGTAGCTTACAAACAGCActatgaaaagtaattttaataaatgtcaCTGAAGTTTTGCATTCAGGCTTGGTATAGCAATTTGCACTGGTAAATAAAAAGTTGTCAAACAAAGTTTAGAAattatagacttttttttctgaaaacactttaTAACTCATCAGTATTTGGGGTCCAGtgtgttaaaggaaaaaaaaacaccaccatcaAAAATCTAACTTAAATGTGACTCTAGTTTAAAATAGATAGATTAAGAAGACAGCTATCTCTTTCTGCCACATCCACCTGTTACAATTTTTGGTCACTAtcagtattttccattcttcaGAGCCTTGGAAACAAAGTGCTactcctccctccccatttgatctattattattgttggtCTATCTCAGCtccactttccttttctttcttctcacagaagcagtATTATGGTcttggaggagagggagagtgaTGTGGCACCCTGAAGAACAGGTGGAGGAGAAGTGGAAGAGAGGTTGAAAACACTCTTTTCATTGCTAGACGTTGATTCTAACGGTCAATTTCCAATAAAAGCATGAAACCTTTGACAAATTTTCTGTAGCACTTGTTCAAAATTTACTGGCCACAATGTAAGTCTGAAGcttaatgtttttcataaagCCTCTGTTACTGGAATCAAAATGTTAATAATACAATCTGAGCTTATTCTATTTAGAGAAAAGGTCTTGCATTACTGACtgcaggaaaaagaagggaaaaattagGAAATTACAAGGTATTAAATAAGAAGGctaaatgtacttttaaaaataaatctaattcTGAGTAATTTGCTTGCCAACACTATCATCTGGATCCATACATACTGCATCATTTTACACTGCATTTAAATTAAAGTTCTGCTAATAGTGCAGAACTATTACTTAAGTGGCATTCTTCTAAGTACTTTTGTGGCCCATGTCAACAAAATTTTCAGCCTCCTTCCTCACTGAACTATTCTTTGCTAAAATGTGTAAACAGATATATACACAATCACTTAGTTCAACTTAAGCCAAGACAAGACTAATGTTTTACTTCCTATACTGGATGAAAATTACTGAGGGAAGCAGCTGGGTGTTCTTTCCAACACATGCATTAATGTAAGAATCGTAGGCTTGAATTTCACAGCTATTTAAGTGATAAGCTTAGCTGACACAAACCAAAATAATAACATCTCGCCTGTAAAACATTAGTACTCAAAACTGCACATCTCACACATACTCTTGAAAGTGCTTCAAcgttttaaaacaaatctatgATTACATTCTCATTTTAATTGTACAAGTCCCAAATTTAAATATTGGTTAAGAAATCTTGtgccaggaaataaaataacttaaagTCTGAAATTTCAAGATGTTCTAGTATGACTAACcaggattaattttttaatgtgttttcaaaCTAATTCAAGACAACAGAACAAGAACAGATTTTGCTAACAATTCTTAAAAGAGTAACTTCACACAAGCAGTCCATTTTGTTTGAATGAAACTACACATAAAAGTAATACCATTTGCCAAAAATAAATGGAGTAAAGAGTCCcaaatttcctatttttatataCCCTAACCTTTTAACCTCAGGGAACTGTGTACTAAGGAAGGCAACTTTTGCTCTGGCAAACAGAATGAGTAATGCAAGTGTTACATCAGATCGTTTTTTACTCCATTAGCAAATCTAACAGGGACAAACAAGCATCTTCTGAAAATTTCTTTGTATATTCTATTTCTCAATCACTTTGGTAGAGCTTATCTAAGTATCTACTCCCACAACTaactaaaataaaaggaaatctaATATggatttttgaaggaaaaatccaCAGAATAATTCACAACTGAACAATCTTTCAAATCAAACAGTGGGAATCTGTTATTTAAGCAAATGAACTTCAGATACTTCATAGGCTTCCAGCCTCATTACAGTAGCGTACATAAGTTTAGAATATGACAACTTAGCGTTATTACTAGGGGTCCAGCAACTGATCTGTTAGCTGAAAGCTGATCAAGAATTTGAAGCAACACATCTGGAAATCACACTATTCATCAAGTAAATTCCACAATGCCTGAGATGCAAGCAGGAGtctaaattatttacatttccaACTATCACACAACAACCCACCaacatttccaaaacagaattaaagcaCTGATATACTAATAAGAGCATTTAGTGCATTCTACCTGTCAAGTTTTGGGTTATCTTGTCTTTCCCTTTGTTGCTCAAATCGTAGTTTCAGTCCTTTGAATGTCTGCACATAATCTACATCTTCCAGTGCCTTCCAGTAATTTTCAATTACATGAGCCGTTAACGATTTTATGTCTTCCTATaggaacaaacaaaaataaagtgacttattttcattcaaattaatttatgtATTACAATAtaaaaagtaactgaaatgagagattatttttaagcattccATAGAAAGCATCATATTAATTAGCTGATATAAAAATGAGTATTATGCATACAAGTGTAGTTAAAAATCTAGAGCTTCAAATATTTGATTAGCGGAACAGGCATAATAGCAGCCATTTTCTAGCAATATCTCCTTCAAAACACATGAATAGAACCTAAAACCCTGGTACCAAAACCAATTCCAGATGGTCTTTCCTACTGtaacttacaaatatttttgtattgacAGATTAACTGATACCTGTTGTAATCGgtcaattaaaaatgtttatgagATACAGACTTAGCATtcagattgtttttttcctcactgcaaataaattacttacgtaaaaataattattcaatgCATTTGTTTAGGATGAGAAcaaggaagatatttttcattagaaactAATATCAAGTTTTTCCTTTGTGGCCATATAGTGCTGGTCAAGGTCCTTTACAAAAACCTCCCAActgttctgcttttccagtTCAGCACTGTGGCTGCCCAAAGCTGCTCCAGACAGCTGAGACTAGCACAGGTCTGCATACTGCAGCAGGAAAATTGCTCCTGTgcattgtttggttttcttaGCACTGCACAGCCCCTGGAATACACTGCAGAATAAACACCTGATTACGATCCACTCAGGACAAGCAAAGCAACATAAATCTTAATAcactggttatttttttgtttggttatgTGCTCAAAGGTCACCCCTTACGAATGGTAATACATCAGTAACAACAAAAgcacacttttaaaatttgagcTCTTTCAGAATAAAcctgaatgaaataaaattgagaaaaattatttccagataCCAGGAAGTATTCTGGAAATGCAACCTGGGTATCTATGTGAAAAGGaggatgagaaaataaaagatgatgTATTTCCTCATAGCATGAAGCATAGAATCAGCACACAGTCATGGAGTACCGAAAGACCACAGCACAAAAATCAGGGCCACCTCTATGGATTAACTTTTTTCATAgcttcaaaactatttttaaatcaactttTCCATGATGATCAAGTCATCTCAGTCTTGAATTACCTTGAGTCCGAACTCAAAGAGGAAGGAGGTCATCAGCACAGAAGATTTCAAGAGGTGacaaagctgccttttttcctcaccCACTTACTCTTCCACAACTGTCTGCACCCTAGCTCAGCCCCACTTACCACATTTACAGTCTGTACAGCATCTTGTCAGAATCTGGATGCAGTCAACTGTGAGGAAACAGTACTGTGTAGACTGCCAAACTGGCATGAATATTTTAAGAGACTCCCCATGGAAGGGACTTTGTAGTACTCCATTAATATAATCAAAAAAGATTGATATCTCTTCTGTATGTTTCTATATTTTGTTGAATTGACATTACAGAGCATGACTAAATTTGGTGGTTTTGTAGCAGCAGTTTCAAATGACATTCCTGCCGTAACAGGCCCATCCAATCTGCATGGTGAAACTTGATTAGGGCTGCCTTTGCAAATCTGGGTACTGTGAGTACACCAAGTATCAagtgaatttaattttcaagtcATGGTACTGTTTGAGCATAAGAAAGAACATGCATGAATGTGTAACTGATACAAAAGAAAGTTCATTTAAATATGTATCATATGGCAAATTAATATGATAGCATAATTTAAGGtacaagcaaaaggaaaagtcttCTTGAACTACAAGATTAAACAATACAGGAATTATCTTCAGCATATAACGGCACTCACCACTCTGATAAATTCAAACATCTCTATTATGGCAGAGTTCATCAGATTATAACGGGAACCATTATTTAGAAATGCTTTGACCACAGGttcaaacaaaaaacttttcaTTATGTAACGGTTGTAGAATTCATCCTTTAGTCCAATTATCTTTCTCTTGAAACGAAGAGCacctgaaaacagaagtgttgtcaaaagaaattttaaattattaaatttgaaagaaaaaaatccagaaattaCTCAGCATTAGTTAAGGCAATTTGCAATCTCACTCCTTACACAGCATTACATTATTAGGACCTGGTAATACATTCAGCTATTCACTGCTACTCAACAGTCCTGACTACACTGCTGAAGATCCTCCACCATAATTATACAAGTGAAACCACCTCTGTTCACTGAAGAAATAACATACTACTGTTTAACTATATTACTACTAACATAAaggtgtattttttattttttaaattacttatgATAAAGGTAAAATACTTTCTCAGTAGAACTGGGAAATTTGCTTATCATTCCTATTATTCAAATATAAGTTTGATTATATTTAATTAAGTCCTATTTGATCAGGATGCAAattatctcattttaaaattggtaaatgacattttcttcacACACATACTAAAACAAAGACTTAATTTacatctagtttaaagctctttctaAAACTCCAAAGTGTACACAAGCATGTGAATGTCCATGCATAAACAGAAAGTAGAGATTCATCTCACTATAAGGCAGCACATTTTGGTTAGCAACTGGATGTACATCCAAAAAGATTATGCAAGGGTTCTAAAATCAAACTCAAGTGATTTCAGTTACAAATTTAAAAGGTACTTCTTAACTGTATGGTACTGCTCAGTCAACTTCAGGCTTTGTTTTACTCCAAAAAATCTCTTACTTGCCTCCAGAATTAAGTCGCACTGCCTTGCTATTACTGTGCTCAGCATGGTCAACAAACTATCAGAGTTTGAAGAGCAGCACACTGAACATCTGTGCTGTTTAATGCAGTCAGATAACTGTAACCTCTAATTAAATACTTCTGATAATTTCTACTAAGAAAATATCGACTTACAATGATTCTCTTAGGATATTCCATATTGAGATACCATCTTTTCAATTCACCTCTACATCGAGATTAAGATAAATCCTtctgctttttagaaaaaaacacatctataaatgcaaaattatttactaATACTAGCTGACATATCTATAAATCGATATGAGAAAGACAGAGTATAATAGTAGAATTTCTGCATTCAGTCACAAATTGTCATGATCTGCGAAGAGTTTTCTTCCAGCAGAATGAAGATATGTAACACTTCACGTTCACAAAGTACTAGTTTAATTCTTTAGCTTTCAAACTTACACAATGCCAAGAAAGCGTGCTTTGAGGCCATGAGAACGAGTACCCTTCGCAGGATATCTTTGTTAATGATGTAGTTCTTTATGTGATAAGTATGATGTTCTACGCAGAAAGTTAGCAATTCCAGTATTAATGCCAAGAGTTGGGCTGTCTGAAAATCatctgtaagaaaaagaaaaccaaaataattaaatatatctAGGATATTGCCTTCAGAAGCTAACCTCAAATACCCAGCTGCAGTCTGGTAAACATTTCCAAGTTCTTGTATATTCGCACAGACAGTTTAGAGAACATGCTGGAGGATATGTTTAGTCTTTAAATTAGAAATTGAACAAGCCTGTTATGGActgaatattttctatttaaacagATATGGCAGGAAACCCTCTTAAACTATAGAAACAATTACATTTTGTCTGTCTAAATCAGTGTTTGAAGGTTCAGAGAGTACAGAACCTAAGACTAATATAAGCAGTCAGGCTTATTTAACCAAATCCCATTATGATGTCCACACATCTGTATCATAAAATATTGCCCTATACACAGTACCCTGACTAAGTTTGTACCAAAAATGTGACATATTATGCCTTTTAACAAAAGTACTATGCAATAAATATCTCATGCTCTTTTAATACTTCTAAGACATAATCATATCAGCATATACAAAAAAGTAACTCAAATCCTGCTTTTAAGTagacaaataataaattaaatacacattagatttaatcttttttaaaaggtaatgctacctttttaaaaatactgccaGATTGTTGACCAATAAAgaactcaaatattttaaatagtaaaaatCTAGACATTTACAGAACGTTTATGTATCATTTATGCACCTCCTTTTGCATCCATTTGGGTTGTGTTGTAATATTAATAAACAAACAGTACTGCTGCTAGTAGCCAGTAAGAACAGTTACTTCATCACTGATATCTGCTTTCTTAGTTTGATTTAGAACCAATACCCTCAAATTCAGCATAGTATTGTGACACACACCTTCTCAGGGGCAATTTAGCATCCTCTCTAGTGATCCCTGACCTTAAAACACATTTACGCATGTTTACAAGTCTATATCACTGAACAGCCCCATGAGTTACtaaaaaattatacaaatattgtaatttttgctgaagcaaaagctgcagcaagTGCTTTTCACTTCTTAAATCGGATCTCTCTGCTGAATTTTATACCTATAGATTATTCAAATGACTAAATCATAAATCAACATTTTACTTCAAACCATGTACCGTAGTCTCATATTCTCTTTAAGATAGAAAACATCCTTTGACAATTACTCTGTTTTAAACACTGACATTCAACAGCCTCGTGAGCCCAACACCCAGAGTGGCATTACCTTTACTAGGCTTGTCCTCTGTAGTATTGGCCAATAAAGGGGCTGTCAGAACATGCATACAATGTTTGTAGAAGAAACCCAAGAactctgtcttttctgttttctaaagaataacaacaaaaaaaaaatatatatgtaacatATCACCAAATATGCTACAAAAAACAACTGTAATTTCATTTGAAGGTATTTACTTACATTGGCAGTGGCAAGCATATTTTCTGGATCAACTAAAGTACGAAGCAAACCCATGAGTAGCACTGCCCCTCCAAGTTCTGGATCTGTGTCACAAATCATGTGTTCTATAATGAGGTTAATGAGTAATATATCctaatgggggaaaaaaaggcaaaagtaaaTTCTAATGCTACTCCCTTGCCCCAAATCTGAAATTATCTTCTAAAAGGGTTACTGCCTGGTTAAAAATGGTGTTCTATcaaaattttgtaaaatgtaaacaactaccaaacaaaaaaacccaaacttaacagaaacaaattaaCTTTACATGCCAGCGACACATTCTGGTCAGTTGTTCAACGGTAAGAAGGCAAGCAGTGAAGAGAATCTTTCAAAGCAACTAAAAATGGTTCTGAAATTAACAATCTAATTTAGAATTTAGTCTGAACTACTGAAATGCCAAATGATAAAAAGTACAGAGGCAGAAGCTTAACAGTCTCAAAATTCAACTGGTTTCTGGAAGCATTTTCAGAGTACAGAAGTTTTAATTTGTATCCCCCTTCAGAATACATACCAAAAGTTTTATTTCCATAAACATACAACAGTAAATTTTATAACACTACTGGACttgatgaaattattttcacctAAAAATAACCCCAACatgtatttacagaaaacaagaataacacataaaagtagaaaataatatttacatttaggAATCCCTATACTAAAGCTGCTTGGTTACCACTGTCCCCCATAAAAGAGGACAGCCATCAGATTCAAGTGGCTGGAACCACCAGCCACATTCCCTGTCCCAGCTGCCCCTTTCTTCCAGTATAGAAGCAGTAGCACCAGCAGCTTCCTGTTCTCTGGTGTGTTTTTAGCAGatacaagaaaaaacattaactaTCTCCTCTAtggaaaaggcagcaaaatgttttttctccacTGCATACCACTTTGAAATACCTTTCTTACTACTAGTTGTGTGCAAGCATTCTGTATTAATCAGCTACAGAGGATTTCTGGGAAATGTAAACCTCTGTCAAAAAGGGTTCTTGAACACTTAGGACCATAATTGCACTTTTAACATGTGAGATTCAGTAAACTGAACACAGGTTTCTTGcaagtaaattaaaaacacatgTACATAACAAGATCAAGACTGAAATTTATATTTCGCATTTTAAGAAGGCCATCATTCaaaaacactttgttttgcttgtatCACAGCTCATGTTAAGCAAAATGGCAGTTTGTGGTAACCTGTTTTACTTTACACACAATGGAACAAGAATATGTGAACAGGCGAACACTCATCTCACCTGACTaacagaacttttaaaaacatggtCGTTCAGTATCCTGTAACCAACATAACTATATGCCATAGTTCTTCAGAACTAGGGCTCATGTCATTGTTAGAGTTGTAAATATGAAACAGTAATTTCAAAAAACAATACACACATTTCTGGGGACCCTCTACTTACATCATCATTCTGCTGCGCTTCCTGCATGACAAACTCTCGTACCATGGATGGGTTGTATTCAACCAAATATGAGAATATATCAGTGGCTGCACTTCGTACTTGTGCATCATCCATACCCTGGAAAAgtcaaataaaatcatttatgtttccttaaaagaaaaggcTTAAATGTAACGAAAACCAGAAAGCATATAGCTTTTAATTCCTACTTACAAGTCATACCTATTACTAAAACAGTATTCTAAAACTGAATTGACTCTAATCTCTTCTTTGTACATTTGACAACTGTTGGGCAAAATAAATCGTTTCCCCGTCCTTTGGTCTATTTCCCTATTTTCTTACTTAACTGTACACCAAGAAGCACGTAAAGATAGGAAACtgaatgagaaaacaaaaaagaaagaatgccAGGGCACTTACCAATGTCATATTGTAActgcttttaaagtttttacaaaaatattttaaatattctgaatCTCAAGCTGAGACAAGACAAATGAagcaaacacttcagaaaaccATGTGACTGAAATTTGGCATACTTACTTTTTAGAAAAACCTCTCCGGAGAGAAACAAAATTGTTATCACAACTAAAATTGAGCTGACTTACCAATATGACTTCTAGTGCTGGCAGTATGCCCATATTTGACaaggttttgaaaaatgcatCTCTGTTTTGAGGTTGCAGTGTTTGAGAGAATGCACAAAACTCTTTCAGAAAATTTACctgaaaaacaggaataatATACTAgttagtaatttaaaaaaaatgcatgtatcACTTTGTAGTAACTGTCCCTTTCATGTATATTTTACAGATTCCTTACCAATTCCTGTCTTTTCTCCTCATCTGTGGCTTCATCTGTTAGTTGTGCAAACAAGTCTGTCAGAAATTTTTCATCTTCCTACAAAGGCAAAACAATACCATTTGTTTATTTGACAATATCAAAAGGCATCCAAGTATAATACAAAGTTCTTCTAAACCATGCCTCCTGCAATCAAGAGAACATACGCTTGTGTACTGTAGTTAATCATACCAGTACCAACTTTCTCATTCGGTTTTCAAACAAAGTAATAGGAATCTTGTTTCTGAGCTTTTATCATGTTCAACACCACCCCATCCCCCAACTCTTAATTCTCACTTACGATGTATCTTGTATTGCCTTTTGGCTgtcctttttctattttctactGCCATTCTCATAATTTTATCTATGACGACTTCTCTAACTTCCTTCCCTCTTGTCACATGCCCGTCCCCCTAAACCACACTACAATACCCTTGCTTCAACTGTTTACAGATTTTTGATAAACATGGTTTCCCACTCGGCCCTACACACACATAAATCTTTGGAATGTTATGAGATCTTTGCAGCAGAGCTAAAGCAAGGCACAACAAAGGGCTACGTAATAGCAGGAACGAAGTGAGATTCTTTCCCTCCAATGCCGTGAAAAGGGTGAATTCTAGAAACCAAATCAAAGTAACTGTTCCTATTACGTACAGCATTTATTGGGCATTCTGGCTGGCAGCAATCAAAAACCGTTCTTTTTCATGCTGCTGTACCTTAGCAAAACTACAAACAGCAGCCAACACATTACAAACGTGTATTTAgactgaaagaagcagcaatacTTAGCTTCCCATAACCTTTACAGTCCTAactagaaaattattaaaacataaataaaccTTTCCCCAATATTATACAGTAATAAGACAGCACTTGCTTGAAAGAGATACCTGTACATGAGACACAAATagattttttcaaaaagttGCCAGTGTTGTTTCTTGTGAAGTCAGTAACACCACGTGCAATATCCCTGCATTCCAAAATCACAGCGCTAGAAACCCAAGTTGCCTTGCTTATGTTTACACAGCATAAAGCAGAACCATGAAAGTACTTGAGGTACACCCACATAAACTTTCTTACATTGCAAATTATCTAGGTACCTCATCCAGGCTCACCTTGCAGCCTTGCTGAGAAAATGAGTACCTCAGTTCTGACAGCACACCATGCTAATGCAGCTATAACGCTGTCACAACCCAATCCAGGATCCCTACATGGCACTGCACAATACAGATAAACCCAAAATAGGCTGGCATGAGCTACTACCCTACAAGGCATTTCACCACACTATAAGGTAAGCCCTATATCTAGGATATGCCacatatttccttttgtttgatACTGTGCTATGCTTCTAACCTGACCCAATAGTCTAGTGATAATGAACAAAGAATGATTTCTGGACACAATTTCAGTTGCTATTTCTGTGACTGCTTCAACGTAAAACCAAAAAGAGATAGGAGAAGCCTCATTTGAAGTTTACTGAAATTCACTGTGGAGAATCAAGCACGGGAAATGTAAAGTTTGACTTTCAGATTTCAACAGTCAAACATGTTCAAAACAACTATCAAGGTCTTTGATTTCAAAAAACATAACTTAAACTGTGATGAAAGAATACAAGGGTGTTTGTCTACCTGCTAACCAGCTGTTACATGGCTTGGTAAGTTTTCTGTTCTAATATTTAACTGATGTGACATTACAGGTAACGTAACTAACCCACAGCAGAGATACCAACATACttgtttactgaaataaaaaaaaaaaaaccccacaaaaaccaGTTCTTTTGAAGAACATTCAAGTTATTCTCCATGATTAGTAGAGTATTTAAGAAAACGCTAAGtagtttgctttcatttatctttttgcTATTTTGATCAAGATGTAAAACTAATCTCATTTATCAAAACTTTTGAGAAGCTGCCTGCTTATCCCCGTCTGGAAAGTGTAACCTCTATTTTCCATTCTTACTGTGAAATGAACTTTTCATCTCCTTCACAATACCTGACAGTAAGTGCAAGTCAATACCACAGAAATATCTCAGAATgatcactgggaaaaaaacaatggaaattTCAGCATTTAGATATGTCAGAGTCATAATTAATGTGCTTCTGCTTAAAAAAGGTACACAATATTACCCAAagtatcaaattatttttttaagtcaaaatgtggaaggggaggaggagatcCTGCA harbors:
- the PPP4R3A gene encoding serine/threonine-protein phosphatase 4 regulatory subunit 3A, translating into MTDTRRRVKVYTLNEDRQWDDRGTGHVSSCYVERLKGMSLLVRAESDGSLLLESKINPNTAYQKQQDTLIVWSEAENYDLALSFQEKAGCDEIWEKICQVQGKDPSVDITQDLVDESEEERFDDMSSPGLELPSCELSRLEEIAELVASSLPSPLRREKLALALENEGYIKKLLEIFHVCEDLENIEGLHHLYEIIKGIFLLNRTALFEVMFSEECIMDVIGCLEYDPSLSQSRKHREFLTKTAKFKEVIPISDPELKQKIHQTYRVQYIQDMVLPTPSVFEENMLSTLHSFIFFNKVEIVGMLQEDEKFLTDLFAQLTDEATDEEKRQELVNFLKEFCAFSQTLQPQNRDAFFKTLSNMGILPALEVILGMDDAQVRSAATDIFSYLVEYNPSMVREFVMQEAQQNDDDILLINLIIEHMICDTDPELGGAVLLMGLLRTLVDPENMLATANKTEKTEFLGFFYKHCMHVLTAPLLANTTEDKPSKDDFQTAQLLALILELLTFCVEHHTYHIKNYIINKDILRRVLVLMASKHAFLALCALRFKRKIIGLKDEFYNRYIMKSFLFEPVVKAFLNNGSRYNLMNSAIIEMFEFIRVEDIKSLTAHVIENYWKALEDVDYVQTFKGLKLRFEQQRERQDNPKLDSMRSILRNHRYRRDARTLEDEEEMWFNTDEDDMEDGEAVVPPSDKTKNDEDIMDPISKFMERKKLKESEEKEVLLKTNLSGRQSPSFKLSFSSGTKSNLTSQSSASNLPGSPGSPGSPGSPGSPGSVSKSTSQTAAITTKGGLVGLVDYPDDDEEDDEDEDKEETLPLSKKAKLESS